In the Theobroma cacao cultivar B97-61/B2 chromosome 1, Criollo_cocoa_genome_V2, whole genome shotgun sequence genome, one interval contains:
- the LOC18614617 gene encoding uncharacterized protein LOC18614617 produces MESLQDDDASWSSSTNWSIAGGSLPSSVTFESSFAPLTDSDEYEHDIHDPSAVGSTPKSPLILCPTSPDSTTPCEITIAFAQKQEVRQVYVRSTARVYEIYHAPKHQGSNEYLCTVRCGIASREEEVLHAANLDEAALAHLKGANKELDEKRLKNDSNSNSNEDDWVEVKAPDTPVLDSGSSVPSNFSVSAQDLYEATAEINDANPCMSITLRLLSLQNKGCVCVDELYVFGDPVESDDSENEVGQMGSAGGSSLMAMLAPTLLQLSKTACLRQIQNEDSFGAKENEKTQENGPKTIEPLNCANEIPQEGRPGLANQQESIAATIELNRHEIPPQLKDGEAKGDLSCGHIEKFLEHLVSRVSRVEGLLLKFEENMLKPISSIDARLQRVEQQLEELTKKPKNSELPSCTRYSAPEFSCHDSDNYTPYNIGNESSCDDLCESREKDFSSSLQCDEIIYSVNATQSFPSLVVTAPEFSNADDEEDDHASKIDSPKDKPKQTMSIDDALASALASFLSSTSIEPQKYTQALTVKAPDFSNEEDGSSDKKVSPKSHFGVTSESCSLDTSDGMDSTIASVSSNCPSERIVKATCSLNDHDSEQTIKEVVEDCEGQVTWHGTVDCIVSSARHDLHQIAGDVGNGEVSSGTSKTLVLDEADILNQFLENHVDDGSGADEEGVPGDTEIKAEVTKQGLHEEFLQNVLELSYSSSVVDFESPILDVKFTSQDNSNDKSPLEALLFDISDMPFTDNGTSCSKKSDDGSQAGEDFNLISVGDGEPACPATDGHFSVDLDGDGLSSMPLNLEVKYLEDYHACTNQELSTASLI; encoded by the exons ATGGAATCACTCCAAGACGACGACGCTTCTTGGAGCTCCTCCACCAACTGGTCAATCGCCGGTGGTTCTCTCCCTAGTTCCGTCACCTTCGAGTCATCGTTTGCGCCGCTCACCGACTCCGATGAATATGAACACGACATCCATGATCCTAGCGCTGTCGGCTCCACTCCTAAATCCCCCCTTATCTTGTGCCCTACTTCACCTGATTCCACCACCCCCTGCGAGATCACCA TTGCTTTTGCTCAAAAACAAGAAGTGCGACAGGTTTATGTCCGAAGTACTGCTCGAGTATACGAAATATACCATGCTCCTAAACATCAGGGCAGCAATGAGTATCTCTGTACTGTTCGCTGCGGTATTGCCTCCAGAGAGGAAGAGGTGCTTCATGCAGCCAATCTCGATGAAGCTGCTTTGGCACATCTAAAGGGAGCCAATAAAGAGTTGGATGAAAAGAGACTAAAAAATGACAGCAATTCAAACTCGAACGAAGATGATTGGGTTGAAGTGAAAGCTCCTGATACTCCTGTGCTTGATAGTGGAAGCAGTGTGCCATCAAATTTTAGTGTGAGCGCACag GATTTATATGAAGCTACTGCTGAGATCAATGATGCAAACCCCTGCATGTCTATTACTCTCCGCTTGCTTTCACTTCAGAATAAAGGCTGTGTATGTGTTGATGAACTCTACGTGTTTGGTGATCCTGTTGAATCAGATGATTCAGAAAATGAAGTGGGTCAGATGGGAAGTGCAGGTGGAAGTTCTCTTATGGCCATGCTTGCTCCGACACTTTTGCAGTTATCTAAAACAGCATGTCTTCGCCAAATACAAAATGAAGACAGTTTTGGCGCAAAGGAGAACGAAAAAACACAGGAAAATGGGCCAAAGACCATTGAACCATTAAATTGTGCAAACGAAATCCCGCAAGAAGGAAGACCCGGTTTAGCCAATCAGCAGGAATCAATTGCAGCAACAATTGAACTAAATCGACATGAGATCCCCCCACAACTTAAAGATGGAGAGGCCAAGGGCGATTTATCATGTGGGCATATTGAAAAATTCCTGGAACATCTTGTTTCTCGAGTCAGCAGAGTAGAAGGTCTCTTATTGAAGTTTGAAGAGAACATGCTAAAGCCCATAAGCAGTATTGATGCAAGGCTCCAGCGAGTAGAGCAGCAGCTTGAAGAACTCACTAAGAAGCCTAAGAATTCTGAATTGCCGTCTTGCACAAGATATTCTGCCCCTGAATTTTCATGCCACGATTCAGATAATTACACTCCTTATAACATTGGAAATGAATCTTCCTGCGATGATCTGTGTGAATCACGTGAGAAGGATTTTTCCTCATCTCTCCAATGTGATGAAATCATTTATTCAGTAAATGCTACTCAGTCATTCCCAAGTCTTGTAGTCACTGCTCCTGAATTTTCTAATGCTGATGATGAGGAAGATGATCATGCATCAAAAATTGATTCTCCTAAGGATAAACCAAAGCAGACTATGTCAATTGATGATGCATTAGCATCTGCCCTTGCCAGCTTCCTGTCTTCAACTTCAATTGAGCCTCAAAAATATACTCAAGCTCTTACTGTAAAAGCCCCTGATTTTTCAAATGAAGAAGACGGTAGCAGTGACAAAAAGGTGTCACCGAAATCACATTTTGGAGTAACATCTGAATCTTGCAGTCTTGACACAAGTGATGGGATGGATTCTACTATAGCATCAGTGTCCTCCAACTGTCCTTCAGAGAGAATAGTGAAGGCGACATGCTCTCTTAATGACCATGATTCTGAGCAAACAATTAAAGAAGTTGTTGAAGACTGTGAAGGACAAGTTACTTGGCATGGCACAGTGGACTGCATAGTTTCTTCAGCCAGACATGATTTGCACCAGATAGCAGGGGACGTGGGAAATGGGGAAGTTAGCAGTGGAACAAGCAAAACTTTGGTTCTTGATGAAGCTGATATTCTGAATCAATTCCTTGAAAatcatgttgatgatggttCTGGTGCTGATGAGGAAGGAGTTCCTGGAGACACAGAAATTAAAGCAGAAGTCACCAAACAAGGTCTTCATGAAGAATTTCTGCAGAATGTTCTGGAATTATCGTATTCTTCTTCGGTAGTGGATTTTGAAAGTCCAATCCTGGATGTAAAGTTTACTTCTCAAGACAACTCCAATGACAAGTCTCCCCTTGAAGCCCTTTTGTTTGACATCAGTGACATGCCATTCACAGATAATGGTACTTCTTGCTCCAAGAAAAGTGATGATGGTTCTCAAGCTGGTGAAGACTTCAACTTAATTTCAGTAGGGGATGGGGAGCCAGCATGTCCTGCAACTGATGGTCATTTCTCCGTGGATTTGGATGGTGACGGTTTAAGCAGTATGCCTTTGAATTTGGAGGTCAAATACCTGGAGGATTATCATGCATGCACCAACCAGGAACTTTCGACAGCAAGTCTAATATGA
- the LOC18614618 gene encoding actin-related protein 7, with translation MEAAVVDAGSKLLKAGPAIPDQAPSMIIPTQMKRMLEDGSSADNSMFEDVTIDPVVRGFIRDWDAMEDLLHHVLYTGLGWEVGNEGQILFTDPLGTPKAVREQLVQLLFETFNVSGFYASEQAVLSLYAVGRISGCTVDIGHGKIDIAPVLEGAVQHIASRRFEIGGIDLTKLLAQELGKSNPMVNFSFSDVEKLKEQFSCCAEDELAYDRTLKSCETEEHTLPDGQVIRIGRERFTVGEALFQPSILGLEAHGIVEQLVRSISTVSSENQKQLLENTVLCGGTTSMTGFEDRFQKEASLCSSAIRPSLVKPPEYMPENLTVYSAWVGGAILAKVVFPQNQHVTKADYDETGPSVVHRKCF, from the exons ATGGAGGCGGCAGTGGTCGATGCTGGCTCCAAGCTTCTCAAGGCGGGACCCGCGATCCCAGATCAGGCTCCGTCCATG ATAATTCCTACTCAAATGAAACGCATGCTTGAAGATGGATCCTCAGCTGATAATTCAATGTTTGAAGATGTCACAATTGATCCTGTTGTGCGAGGATTCATTAGAGACTGGGATGCCATGGAAGATTTGTTGCACCATGTTCTATACACTGGCCTTGGATGGGAAGTTGGGAATGAAGGACAAATATTGTTTACAGATCCACTTGGTACTCCCAAG GCTGTCAGAGAACAACTGGTGCAGTTGCTATTCGAAACTTTTAATGTCTCGGGATTTTATGCATCAGAGCAAGCAGTATTATCTCTGTATGCTGTTGGGCGTATCTCAGGTTGTACTGTTGATATTGGTCATGGGAAGATAG ACATAGCTCCGGTACTTGAAGGTGCTGTCCAACACATTGCCTCAAGAAGATTTGAAATTGGAGGTATTGATTTGACAAAGTTACTTGCTCAAGAACTGGGTAAATCCAATCCTATGGTAAACTTCAGCTTCTCAGATGTTGAGAAATTAAAAGAGCAGTTCTCATGTTGTGCTGAAGATGAACTTGCTTATGACAGAACCCTTAAATCATGTGAGACAGAGGAACATACCCTGCCTGATGGACag GTGATAAGAATTGGAAGAGAAAGATTTACTGTTGGTGAGGCATTGTTTCAACCATCTATTTTGGGTTTAGAAGCTCATGGAATTGTTGAGCAGCTTGTTCGTAGTATTTCAACAGTTTCTTCTGAGAACCAGAAGCAACTGCTAGAAAATACTGTCCTTTGTGGTGGGACTACTTCTATGACTG GTTTTGAAGATAGGTTCCAGAAGGAAGCAAGCCTGTGCTCATCAGCTATCCGTCCTTCACTAGTAAAG CCTCCAGAATATATGCCAGAGAATTTGACAGTGTACTCAGCATGGGTGGGAGGTGCAATTCTTGCTAAAGTGGTGTTTCCACAAAATCAGCATGTAACAAAGGCAGATTATGATGAGACTGGCCCTTCTGTTGTTCATCGAAAGtgtttttga
- the LOC18614620 gene encoding cytokinin riboside 5'-monophosphate phosphoribohydrolase LOG1 isoform X3, with protein MEREGTSTANEMKRRFKKICVFCGSNAGYKASFGDAALELGKQLVERKIDLVYGGGSVGLMGLISQTVFNGGCHVLGVIPRALLPQEISGETVGELKTVADMHQRKSEMAKHAEAFIALPGGYGTMEELLEMITWSQLGIHEKPVGLLNVDGYYNCLLDLFDKGVEEGFIDSSARHIVVIADTAEELIRKMEEYAPVHDKVAPRQSWEVDQLSESTGSGEPLSS; from the exons ATGGAAAGAGAAGGAACATCCACCgcaaatgaaatgaaaaggaGGTTCAAGAAAATATGCGTTTTCTGTGGTAGTAATGCTGGATACAAGGCTTCTTTCGGTGATGCAGCTCTCGAGCTTGGTAAACAGCTG GTAGAAAGAAAGATTGATTTGGTCTATGGTGGAGGAAGTGTAGGTCTAATGGGATTGATCTCTCAGACTGTCTTTAACGGTGGTTGTCATGTACTTGG AGTGATTCCTAGAGCTCTTTTGCCCCAAGAG ATATCCGGGGAAACTGTTGGAGAATTGAAAACAGTTGCAGACATGCATCAAAGAAAGTCAGAAATGGCAAAACATGCTGAAGCTTTCATTGCACTTCCTG GAGGTTATGGTACCATGGAAGAGCTGTTAGAGATGATAACCTGGTCTCAGTTAGGAATCCATGAGAAGCCC GTTGGATTGTTGAACGTCGACGGGTATTACAACTGCTTGCTTGATTTATTTGACAAGGGAGTTGAAGAAGGCTTCATTGACAGTTCTGCGAGACATATTGTGGTTATTGCAGATACAGCCGAAGAACTTATCAGGAAAATGGAG GAGTACGCGCCAGTGCATGACAAGGTTGCACCCAGACAAAGTTGGGAAGTGGACCAACTATCAGAGTCTACTGGAAGCGGGGAACCCCTAAGCTCTTAG
- the LOC18614620 gene encoding cytokinin riboside 5'-monophosphate phosphoribohydrolase LOG1 isoform X1, with translation MEREGTSTANEMKRRFKKICVFCGSNAGYKASFGDAALELGKQLVERKIDLVYGGGSVGLMGLISQTVFNGGCHVLGVIPRALLPQEVKAIHLKRKKKTSLQISGETVGELKTVADMHQRKSEMAKHAEAFIALPGGYGTMEELLEMITWSQLGIHEKPVGLLNVDGYYNCLLDLFDKGVEEGFIDSSARHIVVIADTAEELIRKMEEYAPVHDKVAPRQSWEVDQLSESTGSGEPLSS, from the exons ATGGAAAGAGAAGGAACATCCACCgcaaatgaaatgaaaaggaGGTTCAAGAAAATATGCGTTTTCTGTGGTAGTAATGCTGGATACAAGGCTTCTTTCGGTGATGCAGCTCTCGAGCTTGGTAAACAGCTG GTAGAAAGAAAGATTGATTTGGTCTATGGTGGAGGAAGTGTAGGTCTAATGGGATTGATCTCTCAGACTGTCTTTAACGGTGGTTGTCATGTACTTGG AGTGATTCCTAGAGCTCTTTTGCCCCAAGAG GTGAAAGCTATTCacttaaaaaggaaaaaaaagacttCATTGCAGATATCCGGGGAAACTGTTGGAGAATTGAAAACAGTTGCAGACATGCATCAAAGAAAGTCAGAAATGGCAAAACATGCTGAAGCTTTCATTGCACTTCCTG GAGGTTATGGTACCATGGAAGAGCTGTTAGAGATGATAACCTGGTCTCAGTTAGGAATCCATGAGAAGCCC GTTGGATTGTTGAACGTCGACGGGTATTACAACTGCTTGCTTGATTTATTTGACAAGGGAGTTGAAGAAGGCTTCATTGACAGTTCTGCGAGACATATTGTGGTTATTGCAGATACAGCCGAAGAACTTATCAGGAAAATGGAG GAGTACGCGCCAGTGCATGACAAGGTTGCACCCAGACAAAGTTGGGAAGTGGACCAACTATCAGAGTCTACTGGAAGCGGGGAACCCCTAAGCTCTTAG
- the LOC18614620 gene encoding cytokinin riboside 5'-monophosphate phosphoribohydrolase LOG1 isoform X2, with translation MEREGTSTANEMKRRFKKICVFCGSNAGYKASFGDAALELGKQLVERKIDLVYGGGSVGLMGLISQTVFNGGCHVLGVIPRALLPQETSLQISGETVGELKTVADMHQRKSEMAKHAEAFIALPGGYGTMEELLEMITWSQLGIHEKPVGLLNVDGYYNCLLDLFDKGVEEGFIDSSARHIVVIADTAEELIRKMEEYAPVHDKVAPRQSWEVDQLSESTGSGEPLSS, from the exons ATGGAAAGAGAAGGAACATCCACCgcaaatgaaatgaaaaggaGGTTCAAGAAAATATGCGTTTTCTGTGGTAGTAATGCTGGATACAAGGCTTCTTTCGGTGATGCAGCTCTCGAGCTTGGTAAACAGCTG GTAGAAAGAAAGATTGATTTGGTCTATGGTGGAGGAAGTGTAGGTCTAATGGGATTGATCTCTCAGACTGTCTTTAACGGTGGTTGTCATGTACTTGG AGTGATTCCTAGAGCTCTTTTGCCCCAAGAG acttCATTGCAGATATCCGGGGAAACTGTTGGAGAATTGAAAACAGTTGCAGACATGCATCAAAGAAAGTCAGAAATGGCAAAACATGCTGAAGCTTTCATTGCACTTCCTG GAGGTTATGGTACCATGGAAGAGCTGTTAGAGATGATAACCTGGTCTCAGTTAGGAATCCATGAGAAGCCC GTTGGATTGTTGAACGTCGACGGGTATTACAACTGCTTGCTTGATTTATTTGACAAGGGAGTTGAAGAAGGCTTCATTGACAGTTCTGCGAGACATATTGTGGTTATTGCAGATACAGCCGAAGAACTTATCAGGAAAATGGAG GAGTACGCGCCAGTGCATGACAAGGTTGCACCCAGACAAAGTTGGGAAGTGGACCAACTATCAGAGTCTACTGGAAGCGGGGAACCCCTAAGCTCTTAG
- the LOC18614621 gene encoding polygalacturonase: protein MFLKSHCLPLLITLISLSSCFGSYREDPFHNDFRQGHGYRPTTYHPYFRTFGVSNQGNYHNPNSANLFNYNNEIRPRLARARAPVSSKVVNVDDFGAKANGRDDSQAFKKAWKYACSSSQGAVLVVPRNKIYRLKPIDFSGPCKSALVLKIYGTIKASVDHSDYQKHGRRWLYFNNVQNLRVEGGGIINGNGRKWWEKSCKINKALPCKDAPTAVTFYECSNLKVAGLRIKNAQQMHLTFQKCVNVKVFNLFVTAPGNSPNTDGIHVTETQNISIKNCVIRTGDDCISIVSGSKLVRATGITCGPGHGISIGSLGAGNSAAYVSDVIVNKAKLSGTTNGVRIKTWQGGSGYAKNIKFQNIVMHNVSNPIIIDQNYCDQRNPCSKQVSAVQVSNVLYQNIRGTSASNVAVKFDCSKSFPCRGIFLQNVALAAQEEDIAEASCSNVRLSYQGKVSPPCTT, encoded by the exons ATGTTCCTAAAAAGCCATTGTCTCCCACTTCTCATTACATTAATCTCTTTGTCCTCCTGTTTTGGCAGTTACAGAGAGGACCCATTTCACAATGATTTTCGTCAAGGCCATGGTTATCGCCCAACAACATATCATCCATATTTTCGTACTTTTGGCGTTTCCAACCAAGGAAACTACCATAATCCCAACTCTGCAAATCTGTTCAACTATAATAATGAGATTAGGCCTAGGCTTGCCAGAGCGCGTGCTCCGGTGTCTTCAAAGGTAGTGAATGTAGATGATTTTGGAGCTAAAGCTAATGGAAGAGACGATTCCCAG GCATTTAAGAAAGCTTGGAAGTAtgcttgttcttcttctcaaGGAGCTGTTCTGGTGGTTCCTAGGAACAAGATTTATCGTCTTAAGCCAATTGATTTCTCAGGACCTTGCAAATCTGCTCTTGTGTTGAAG ATCTATGGAACAATCAAAGCCTCCGTTGATCACTCTGATTACCAAAAACATGGGAGACGATGGCTTTACTTTAATAATGTTCAAAATTTAAGAGTAGAAGGTGGAGGCATCATCAATGGGAATGGCAGAAAATGGTGGGAAAAGTCCTGCAAGATCAACAAAGCCCTC CCTTGCAAGGATGCACCAACA GCTGTAACCTTCTATGAATGCAGTAACCTGAAAGTGGCAGGACTGCGGATAAAAAATGCACAGCAAATGCATCTTACATTTCAAAAATGTGTCAATGTGAAAGTCTTTAATCTTTTCGTGACCGCACCTGGAAACAGCCCCAACACCGATGGAATCCATGTCACTGAAACCCAGAATATTAGCATCAAGAACTGTGTCATCAGGACAG GTGATGACTGCATCTCCATAGTGAGCGGCTCCAAACTTGTCCGCGCCACGGGTATAACTTGTGGACCGGGCCATGGAATCAG CATTGGCAGCTTAGGAGCTGGAAATTCTGCAGCTTATGTGTCCGATGTAATAGTGAATAAAGCAAAACTTTCAGGAACCACCAACGGAGTGAGAATAAAGACTTGGCAG GGAGGATCAGGGTATGCCAAGAACATCAAATTCCAAAATATTGTGATGCACAACGTCAGCAATCCCATAATTATCGATCAAAACTATTGTGATCAACGAAATCCATGCTCCAAACAg GTGTCAGCTGTGCAAGTGAGCAACGTGCTTTACCAAAACATCAGAGGAACCAGTGCCTCTAACGTGGCAGTGAAATTCGATTGCAGCAAGAGCTTTCCTTGCCGAGgcattttcttgcaaaatgtGGCTTTAGCAGCACAAGAAGAAGATATTGCAGAGGCTTCGTGTTCTAACGTTAGATTATCTTACCAGGGGAAAGTTTCTCCACCTTGCACAACCTGA